The following are encoded together in the Pseudidiomarina andamanensis genome:
- the astB gene encoding N-succinylarginine dihydrolase, with protein sequence MHHYEVNFDGLVGPTHNYAGLSFGNVASLSNAKSTSSPKSAAKQGLAKMKALHDMGMVQGVLAPQERPDIATLRRLGFSGSDAEVLSKAAQQAPEIFQAVCSASSMWTANAATVSPGADTADGKVHFTPANLTNKFHRSLEPTTSGRILQAMFNNNRYFAHHTHLPDNEHFGDEGAANHTRLCSDYGHAGVEIFTFGRYAFDSSKPAPSKFPARQTYEASQAIARLHGLSDENTVYIQQNPAVIDQGVFHNDVIAVGNQNVMFYHEQAFLDTEAKFAEIQRKFGDEPVHFVEVKTSEVSVEDAVQTYLFNTQLLTIQDGTMAIIAPTECQENPRVAAYLADLVTRNTPIRQVHYFDVKQSMRNGGGPACLRLRVALNDTELAAVNPAVIMNDELFARLNQWVDKHYRDELSVADLRDPQLLMESRTALDELTQILKLGSVYPFQL encoded by the coding sequence ATGCACCACTATGAAGTTAATTTCGATGGCCTTGTTGGCCCAACCCACAATTATGCCGGGCTGTCGTTCGGAAACGTTGCTTCATTAAGCAATGCTAAATCTACCTCTAGCCCAAAATCTGCGGCTAAGCAAGGTCTTGCGAAAATGAAGGCGCTGCACGATATGGGCATGGTTCAAGGTGTTTTAGCACCACAAGAACGCCCTGACATTGCAACCTTACGCCGCTTAGGCTTTAGCGGATCAGATGCCGAAGTATTAAGCAAAGCCGCGCAACAAGCGCCAGAGATTTTCCAAGCTGTCTGTTCAGCGTCAAGTATGTGGACAGCCAATGCCGCGACGGTATCGCCTGGTGCGGATACCGCTGATGGCAAAGTGCATTTTACACCAGCTAACTTAACCAATAAGTTTCATCGCTCGCTGGAACCGACCACCAGTGGTCGTATTTTACAGGCGATGTTTAATAACAACCGTTACTTTGCACACCATACTCACTTGCCGGATAACGAGCACTTTGGTGATGAAGGTGCAGCAAACCATACCCGTTTGTGCAGCGACTATGGTCATGCGGGTGTTGAGATTTTCACCTTTGGTCGCTACGCCTTTGATAGCAGCAAACCGGCACCAAGCAAATTTCCTGCGCGTCAAACTTATGAAGCGTCACAAGCTATTGCGCGGTTACACGGGCTGAGCGACGAAAACACCGTGTACATTCAGCAGAACCCAGCTGTGATTGATCAAGGTGTTTTTCACAACGACGTGATTGCCGTGGGCAACCAAAATGTGATGTTCTACCACGAGCAAGCGTTTTTAGACACCGAAGCAAAGTTCGCCGAAATTCAGCGCAAATTTGGCGACGAACCGGTTCACTTCGTTGAAGTTAAAACCTCAGAAGTGTCGGTTGAAGATGCAGTACAAACGTACTTATTCAACACCCAACTGCTGACCATACAAGACGGCACGATGGCTATCATTGCGCCAACTGAGTGTCAGGAAAATCCTCGTGTTGCAGCGTACTTAGCTGACTTGGTGACCCGTAATACGCCAATTCGCCAAGTTCACTACTTTGATGTGAAACAAAGTATGCGCAACGGTGGTGGTCCTGCGTGTTTGCGCTTACGTGTTGCACTGAATGACACTGAGTTAGCAGCAGTAAACCCTGCGGTAATCATGAACGACGAGTTGTTCGCACGATTGAATCAATGGGTTGATAAACACTATCGCGACGAGTTAAGTGTGGCCGATTTACGTGACCCACAACTATTAATGGAATCGCGTACGGCACTTGATGAGTTAACGCAAATTCTGAAACTCGGTTCGGTGTACCCGTTCCAACTTTAA
- the topA gene encoding type I DNA topoisomerase: MAKALVIVESPAKAKTINKYLGNDFVVKSSVGHVRDLPTKSTATVKTKPPAEVRKMTPEQKEAYRQEREFRKLVARMGIDPQHGWEAHYEVLPGKEKVVAELKKLAAKADAIYLATDLDREGEAIAWHLRELIGGDDSRFQRVVFNEITKKAIQEAFSHPAALNIDRVNAQQTRRFLDRVVGFMVSPLLWKKIARGLSAGRVQSVAVRLVVEREREIKAFVPEEYWDIYADLSTQNSDALRMQVQKHLGKTFKANDKAAADAAVAALKGAQYKVIDREDKPTSSRPSAPFITSTLQQAASTRLGFGVKKTMMLAQRLYEAGHITYMRTDSTNLSQEAVATCRDYIGKNFGSDYLPAKPNVYGSKQNAQEAHEAIRPSSVGVKSESLRDMERDAQRLYELIWRQFVACQMTPAQYDATTISVQAGDYELRARGRVLRFPGWTKVQPPAGSKNNEDATLPDVKKGEELALQQLDPQQHFTKPPARFSEASLVKELEKRGIGRPSTYASIISTIQDRGYVRVENRRFYAEKMGEIVNDRLVDNFPRLLNYSFTAEMEQALDEIAEGNRNWKSTLDQFYDDFSAKLQQAEMTPEEGGMRPNQMVLTDIKCPKCGRPMGIRTASTGVFLGCSGYELPPKERCTQTMNLLPGEEAVSVKDDDDEAETMALRAKKRCPKCGTAMDSYLIDQERKLHVCGNNPACDGYVVEQGEFRIKGYDGPVLECDRCGSDMQLKTGRFGKYFDCTNSECKNTRKLLKNGQPAPPKEDPVPFPELPCEDSNAYFVLRDGASGVFLSANTFPRSRETRAVKVSELKRFKDRIPSKFHYLAEAPEKDDDGNEAIVRYSRKNKEQYVITEVNGKATGWQAFYSGGVWRVEAKKNKRK; the protein is encoded by the coding sequence ATGGCAAAAGCGTTAGTTATTGTCGAGTCGCCAGCAAAAGCGAAGACAATTAATAAATATTTAGGGAATGATTTTGTGGTGAAGTCGAGCGTGGGTCACGTTCGCGACTTACCGACAAAATCAACCGCGACCGTCAAAACCAAGCCGCCGGCCGAAGTTCGAAAAATGACGCCGGAGCAAAAAGAAGCTTATCGGCAAGAGCGTGAGTTCCGAAAATTAGTGGCCCGAATGGGCATTGATCCGCAGCACGGCTGGGAAGCTCACTACGAAGTGTTGCCCGGCAAAGAAAAGGTTGTGGCAGAACTGAAAAAGCTGGCAGCGAAAGCTGATGCTATTTACCTCGCAACGGATTTGGACCGCGAAGGGGAAGCCATTGCTTGGCACTTACGCGAACTGATTGGCGGCGATGACAGCCGGTTCCAGCGCGTGGTGTTTAACGAAATCACCAAAAAAGCCATTCAAGAAGCTTTCTCTCATCCGGCTGCTTTGAATATTGACCGTGTGAATGCACAGCAAACGCGTCGATTCCTCGATCGTGTTGTTGGCTTCATGGTGTCACCGTTATTGTGGAAGAAAATTGCGCGTGGGTTGTCAGCTGGGCGCGTACAATCCGTCGCGGTGCGCTTAGTAGTTGAGCGCGAACGCGAAATCAAAGCCTTTGTACCAGAAGAATATTGGGATATTTACGCCGATTTATCGACGCAAAATAGTGATGCATTGCGTATGCAGGTGCAAAAGCACCTCGGCAAGACCTTTAAAGCGAACGATAAGGCCGCTGCCGACGCCGCTGTGGCTGCATTGAAGGGTGCCCAATACAAAGTCATAGACCGCGAAGATAAACCGACTAGCAGCCGTCCCTCGGCGCCGTTCATTACATCAACCCTGCAACAGGCCGCTAGTACGCGGTTAGGTTTCGGGGTGAAAAAGACCATGATGTTAGCGCAGCGTTTGTACGAAGCGGGTCATATTACCTACATGCGTACCGACTCAACCAACTTGAGCCAAGAGGCTGTGGCTACTTGTCGAGACTACATTGGCAAGAACTTCGGCAGCGATTATTTGCCAGCGAAACCGAACGTTTATGGCTCTAAGCAAAATGCACAAGAAGCGCACGAGGCCATTCGTCCTTCAAGCGTCGGCGTGAAGTCAGAAAGTTTGCGTGATATGGAACGCGATGCACAGCGTTTGTATGAACTCATTTGGCGCCAATTTGTGGCGTGTCAAATGACGCCAGCTCAATACGATGCAACCACCATTTCCGTGCAAGCCGGTGATTATGAGCTGCGTGCCCGTGGGCGAGTGTTGCGCTTCCCTGGCTGGACCAAAGTGCAGCCGCCAGCGGGCTCGAAGAATAATGAAGATGCAACCTTACCTGATGTGAAAAAAGGTGAAGAATTGGCTCTGCAACAGCTTGACCCGCAGCAACACTTTACCAAGCCGCCGGCGCGCTTTAGCGAAGCTTCGTTAGTCAAAGAGCTTGAAAAGCGCGGTATCGGCCGCCCATCAACCTATGCGTCAATTATTTCAACCATTCAAGATCGTGGCTATGTGCGGGTAGAAAACCGCCGGTTCTACGCGGAGAAAATGGGTGAGATAGTCAATGACCGTTTGGTTGACAACTTCCCGCGTTTATTGAACTACAGTTTCACCGCTGAAATGGAACAAGCGCTAGATGAGATTGCCGAAGGGAACCGCAATTGGAAATCGACATTAGATCAGTTCTACGACGATTTCAGTGCGAAATTACAGCAAGCCGAAATGACCCCAGAAGAGGGCGGTATGCGCCCGAATCAAATGGTGCTGACCGACATTAAATGTCCGAAGTGCGGTCGTCCGATGGGTATTCGTACCGCATCAACCGGCGTGTTCTTGGGTTGTTCTGGCTACGAACTACCGCCAAAAGAGCGTTGCACGCAAACCATGAACCTGTTGCCAGGTGAAGAAGCCGTAAGCGTCAAAGACGATGACGACGAAGCGGAAACCATGGCGCTGCGCGCGAAAAAACGTTGCCCGAAATGTGGTACGGCAATGGACAGTTATTTAATTGACCAAGAACGCAAACTGCACGTGTGTGGTAATAACCCAGCGTGTGATGGCTATGTGGTTGAGCAGGGCGAATTCCGCATTAAAGGTTACGATGGGCCAGTGCTTGAATGTGACCGTTGTGGCAGTGATATGCAGTTGAAAACCGGCCGTTTTGGTAAGTATTTTGATTGTACCAACAGCGAGTGTAAGAACACCCGTAAGTTACTGAAAAACGGCCAACCAGCGCCACCAAAAGAAGATCCCGTGCCGTTCCCTGAACTGCCGTGTGAAGACTCGAACGCGTACTTCGTATTGCGTGACGGTGCGTCGGGTGTGTTTTTGTCAGCGAATACCTTCCCGCGTTCACGTGAAACCCGTGCGGTGAAAGTGAGTGAGCTGAAGCGCTTTAAAGATCGCATTCCAAGTAAGTTCCATTACTTAGCGGAAGCGCCTGAAAAAGACGACGATGGCAACGAAGCCATTGTACGTTACAGCCGCAAGAACAAAGAACAGTACGTGATTACCGAAGTGAATGGTAAAGCGACAGGTTGGCAAGCGTTTTACTCTGGTGGTGTTTGGCGCGTCGAAGCAAAGAAGAATAAACGCAAGTAA
- a CDS encoding AAA family ATPase: MFDYLRVTNLRAFKDSGKIKLNPLTILVGKNSSGKSTLARVLPLLRQSVEVSTRGPILWFGNKYVDFGSFATAINSNADTKEITFEIGLKTLLGQFVYLSNSKKNKDDFNREIKIALTLCDDNKSTKLKSFSVVSDDLSIDVRNTSGSKAVIELNGVQVTSLSATIENAIDFGLLPDLAIVLEGESKSKNYYFDDNSKYKLDLLKKYSDSYKLKFESEESSNKFYSELLDITDLSFFGYKSNINYLAERHGIFESALKLNDEQLRQIWNDSVILNIPHLIMMVNHLIHEQMKNISYVAPVRAFAERYYRFQDLQVKELDHTGSNLAMLLLSLKNKHLSDFKGWIKKHLRFEISVDPVGNHYAISVKPEGYKKFHNLSDMGFGFSQILPVVVSMWMSTNTKASPRFRYFGDETNVDKIIVIEQPELHLHPEMQDILASTIVNVASNYKNLRIKFLIETHSKTFIDAIGRCIRAKEIDSDSVSINIVEHEAISDTSVVKQSSFNEQGQLLNWPLGFFSS, from the coding sequence GTGTTTGACTATCTTAGAGTGACTAATTTACGTGCTTTTAAAGACTCCGGAAAAATAAAACTTAATCCATTGACTATATTGGTGGGGAAGAATAGTTCCGGGAAAAGTACGTTAGCCCGTGTGTTGCCTTTGTTAAGACAATCTGTAGAGGTAAGTACTCGAGGACCAATTCTATGGTTTGGAAATAAATATGTTGATTTTGGTAGCTTCGCAACAGCAATAAACTCGAATGCAGATACTAAAGAGATAACTTTTGAAATAGGCTTGAAAACACTCCTAGGGCAATTCGTGTATTTATCTAACTCGAAAAAAAATAAAGATGATTTTAATCGAGAAATAAAGATTGCGCTCACTCTTTGTGATGATAATAAATCTACTAAATTGAAATCTTTTAGTGTAGTTAGTGACGATTTATCAATAGATGTAAGAAACACCTCTGGCTCCAAAGCGGTTATTGAATTGAACGGTGTTCAGGTAACTTCCTTATCTGCAACAATTGAAAATGCAATTGATTTTGGTTTACTTCCAGATTTAGCAATAGTTCTGGAGGGTGAAAGTAAATCTAAGAATTATTATTTTGATGATAATTCAAAATATAAATTAGACCTTCTAAAAAAATACTCTGATAGTTATAAATTGAAATTCGAAAGTGAAGAATCTTCAAATAAATTCTATTCGGAGCTATTAGATATTACCGATTTATCATTTTTTGGGTATAAATCTAATATAAATTATCTCGCTGAGCGGCATGGCATATTTGAAAGTGCTCTAAAACTAAATGATGAGCAGCTCAGGCAGATATGGAATGATTCGGTAATATTAAATATTCCACACCTCATAATGATGGTTAATCATCTAATTCACGAGCAAATGAAGAATATTTCTTATGTTGCTCCAGTCCGAGCTTTTGCAGAAAGGTACTATAGATTTCAGGACCTGCAAGTAAAAGAACTAGATCATACAGGCTCGAATTTAGCAATGCTGCTTTTGTCGCTAAAAAATAAACATTTATCTGATTTCAAAGGCTGGATTAAAAAACATTTAAGGTTTGAAATAAGTGTTGACCCAGTTGGTAATCATTATGCAATAAGCGTAAAACCAGAAGGCTATAAAAAGTTTCATAATTTAAGCGATATGGGATTTGGATTTTCGCAAATACTTCCAGTTGTTGTATCGATGTGGATGAGTACTAACACGAAGGCATCTCCGAGATTTAGATATTTTGGTGATGAAACTAATGTCGATAAAATAATAGTAATAGAGCAACCTGAATTGCATTTACATCCAGAGATGCAAGATATTTTAGCGTCCACAATAGTTAATGTTGCTAGCAATTATAAGAATTTAAGGATTAAGTTCTTAATTGAGACGCATAGTAAAACATTTATCGATGCAATAGGTCGCTGCATTCGAGCAAAGGAAATAGATTCAGATTCTGTATCCATTAATATCGTTGAGCATGAGGCAATTTCGGATACGTCGGTAGTAAAACAGTCAAGCTTTAATGAACAGGGGCAACTGCTGAATTGGCCGCTTGGCTTTTTCTCGTCGTGA